A DNA window from Moorella thermoacetica contains the following coding sequences:
- a CDS encoding flagellar brake protein → MTVPRFIRINTPITISVPGKKAIRTLIQETGEDSFAILAPAGEELLLGRGDLVEATCSREDARYEFTARVIRYEPAIPPLYYLAYPDDYRRIQVRSHVRTRAALEFRYAPWPAADWPLRPPRPHKRGLTIDISGGGAQLVLREEVKVGDLLYLELYLPGRRHHQPLRLAARVKRVATREIDGHQRYEVGVAFEGISERQEDQIVAFVFQRLLEERRQRS, encoded by the coding sequence ATGACCGTCCCGCGTTTTATCCGAATCAATACACCAATTACCATTAGCGTGCCGGGGAAAAAGGCGATACGCACCTTGATCCAGGAGACAGGTGAAGACAGCTTTGCCATCCTGGCCCCGGCCGGCGAGGAACTGCTCCTCGGGCGCGGGGACCTGGTGGAAGCGACCTGTAGCCGGGAAGACGCCCGGTACGAATTCACCGCCCGGGTGATACGCTATGAACCGGCAATCCCCCCCCTCTACTACCTGGCCTACCCCGATGATTACAGGCGCATCCAGGTCCGTTCCCATGTCCGTACCAGGGCGGCCCTGGAGTTTCGTTACGCCCCGTGGCCGGCGGCCGACTGGCCCCTGCGGCCTCCCCGGCCCCATAAAAGGGGGCTGACCATTGACATTAGCGGCGGCGGTGCCCAGCTGGTCCTCAGGGAAGAGGTGAAGGTAGGGGATTTACTCTACCTGGAACTCTACTTGCCGGGCCGCCGGCACCACCAGCCGCTGCGGCTGGCCGCCCGGGTCAAAAGGGTCGCCACCCGGGAGATAGACGGCCACCAGCGCTATGAAGTGGGCGTGGCCTTCGAGGGTATCAGCGAACGCCAGGAAGATCAGATTGTGGCCTTTGTCTTTCAACGGCTGCTGGAAGAAAGACGCCAAAGGAGTTAA
- a CDS encoding MinD/ParA family protein has translation MDQAARLRKLVIKQQEERARVIAVSSGKGGVGKTNIVVNLGLILARQGQRTLIFDADLGLANVDILMGLVPECTITEVITGQRDLAEVVVRGPGGLLLIPGASGIQLADLDSATRNRLIDDLETLAREVDVILVDSGAGISQTVFSFAAAAGEAIVVATPEPTSITDAYGLIKGLQRLQVRVNLLVNRAINLAEGRQTAQRLQGACRRFLQLELPLLGIIPEDSHVGEAVRRQQPFYELYPHCQAARALEEAAARINGQEPPPKGNRSFWQRLGRLLGRKL, from the coding sequence ATGGACCAGGCGGCCAGGTTACGTAAACTGGTGATCAAGCAACAGGAAGAACGGGCGCGGGTTATTGCCGTGTCCAGCGGCAAGGGCGGCGTGGGAAAGACCAATATTGTCGTTAACCTGGGGCTTATCCTGGCCCGGCAGGGCCAGCGGACTCTCATTTTTGACGCCGACCTGGGCCTGGCCAATGTGGACATCCTGATGGGCCTGGTGCCCGAGTGTACCATCACCGAAGTCATTACCGGCCAGCGGGACCTGGCAGAAGTGGTTGTTCGCGGCCCCGGGGGCCTGCTTTTAATCCCGGGTGCTTCCGGCATCCAGCTGGCCGACCTGGACTCAGCCACCCGTAATCGCCTCATTGACGACCTGGAGACCCTGGCGCGGGAGGTAGACGTGATTCTGGTAGACTCCGGGGCCGGGATTTCCCAAACGGTTTTCAGCTTTGCGGCTGCAGCCGGGGAAGCCATAGTGGTGGCCACGCCGGAGCCGACCTCCATCACCGATGCCTACGGGTTAATCAAGGGCTTGCAGCGTTTGCAGGTAAGGGTAAACCTGCTGGTGAACCGGGCCATTAACCTCGCCGAAGGCCGGCAGACCGCCCAGCGCCTGCAGGGAGCCTGCCGCCGGTTCCTGCAGCTGGAATTGCCCCTCCTGGGGATCATTCCCGAGGACAGCCATGTCGGGGAGGCAGTACGCCGCCAGCAGCCCTTTTACGAGCTTTACCCCCATTGCCAGGCAGCCCGGGCCCTGGAGGAGGCCGCCGCCAGGATCAATGGTCAGGAGCCGCCGCCAAAAGGGAACCGGAGCTTCTGGCAGCGCCTGGGTCGCCTGCTGGGGAGAAAGTTGTGA
- a CDS encoding sigma-70 family RNA polymerase sigma factor yields the protein MAVKDSTLWTSYMAGRDALRRQELVLKYLPLVKYHVNRLAVKPPPHLDQEDLLGYGIVGLLEAVDRYDPSRGVNFETFASQRIRGAILDALRRAHWAPRSLIEKLRRASQVYRQLEQEQGGEVSDGAVARALGITEAELRELMERGSQMAILSLEDFLLDQEGEEGTTRGELLADPGSPDPVGIYEQGELRRALAAALENLKEKDRLVLTLYYYEGLTLKEIGKVLGISESRVCQLHGRAILNLRRQLADFIING from the coding sequence ATGGCCGTCAAGGACAGCACCCTGTGGACTAGCTATATGGCCGGGCGGGATGCCCTCCGGCGCCAGGAACTGGTTCTGAAATACCTGCCCCTGGTGAAATATCACGTCAACCGCCTGGCGGTGAAGCCACCCCCGCACCTGGACCAGGAAGACCTGTTGGGCTACGGTATTGTCGGCCTCCTGGAAGCTGTGGACCGTTACGATCCCTCTCGAGGCGTTAATTTCGAGACTTTTGCCTCCCAGCGCATTCGCGGTGCAATCCTCGATGCCTTGCGCCGCGCCCACTGGGCGCCCCGGAGCTTGATTGAAAAGTTGCGTCGGGCGAGCCAGGTATACCGCCAGCTGGAACAAGAACAAGGTGGTGAGGTGTCCGATGGAGCAGTGGCCCGGGCCCTGGGGATAACCGAGGCTGAGCTCCGGGAGCTCATGGAGAGGGGCTCCCAGATGGCCATCCTCTCCCTGGAGGACTTTCTCCTCGACCAGGAGGGGGAAGAGGGGACCACCAGGGGCGAACTACTGGCCGATCCCGGCAGCCCCGACCCGGTGGGTATCTACGAGCAGGGTGAACTTCGCCGCGCCCTGGCGGCCGCCCTGGAAAACCTGAAGGAGAAAGACCGCCTTGTACTAACCCTTTACTACTACGAGGGCTTGACCTTGAAAGAAATCGGCAAAGTGCTGGGTATTTCGGAATCCAGAGTTTGCCAGCTCCATGGCCGGGCGATTTTAAATCTGCGCCGGCAGCTGGCGGACTTTATCATCAACGGGTGA
- the flhF gene encoding flagellar biosynthesis protein FlhF has product MKIKRYLARDMQEAYLAIRRDLGPDAVIVATRRVRQPGLKGLFLPPRLEVTAALDTTSGAAAPAVPVKAGQPPGPGVLPGQDMTAPLSSTVSPGVGVGDRGMGPGLEGLRRELADIKATLMRLTHPEGDGAGGNAAWRQALLDQELAPELAADLVAGLDMTAGPEVIGAVIRNRLAERLAGQVLAESGQRVQAFVGPTGVGKTTTLAKVAARHSLYLEQKVGLITLDTYRIGAVDQLRTYAEIMGLPLEVAMTPREFREALGRLEDRDIILVDTAGRAPENKAMLAETRGFLEAMPEGAVYLVLSSATRRQDLLQAVERFRPLNYNRLIFTKLDETSCPGVMVTVAAAAGVPLAYVTAGQDVPDDLEVADPYLLAERIWKAVARDGPGGQVT; this is encoded by the coding sequence GTGAAGATCAAACGGTACCTTGCCCGTGATATGCAGGAGGCATACCTGGCCATCAGGCGCGACCTGGGACCGGATGCCGTCATTGTGGCTACCCGCCGGGTACGCCAGCCGGGGCTGAAGGGGTTGTTCCTGCCTCCACGCCTGGAGGTGACGGCCGCCCTGGACACGACCTCAGGTGCGGCAGCCCCGGCAGTGCCGGTAAAGGCAGGGCAACCTCCGGGGCCGGGTGTGTTGCCGGGACAGGACATGACTGCACCTTTGTCGTCCACTGTCTCCCCAGGGGTCGGGGTAGGAGACAGGGGGATGGGTCCCGGCCTTGAGGGACTGCGGCGGGAACTGGCGGACATCAAGGCCACCCTGATGCGCCTCACCCACCCTGAGGGCGATGGAGCCGGAGGGAACGCGGCCTGGCGGCAGGCCCTGCTGGATCAGGAACTGGCACCGGAGCTGGCGGCTGACCTGGTGGCCGGGTTAGATATGACAGCCGGGCCCGAGGTAATCGGGGCGGTAATTCGCAACCGCCTGGCGGAACGGCTGGCCGGCCAGGTGCTGGCGGAATCCGGCCAGCGGGTGCAGGCCTTCGTCGGCCCCACCGGGGTGGGCAAGACGACCACCCTGGCCAAGGTAGCTGCCCGTCACAGTCTCTACCTGGAGCAAAAGGTCGGCCTTATCACCCTGGATACCTATCGCATCGGTGCCGTGGACCAGCTGCGCACCTACGCCGAGATCATGGGCCTGCCCCTGGAGGTGGCTATGACCCCGCGGGAGTTCCGGGAGGCCCTGGGACGGCTGGAGGACCGGGACATCATCCTGGTCGATACCGCCGGCCGCGCCCCGGAGAACAAAGCCATGCTGGCGGAAACCAGGGGGTTCCTGGAGGCTATGCCGGAGGGAGCCGTCTACCTGGTCTTGAGCAGTGCTACCCGGCGCCAGGACCTGCTGCAGGCGGTGGAGAGGTTCCGGCCCCTGAATTATAACCGGTTGATTTTTACTAAACTCGATGAAACCAGCTGCCCGGGGGTAATGGTAACGGTCGCGGCGGCAGCGGGAGTACCCCTGGCCTATGTGACTGCCGGCCAGGATGTACCCGATGACCTGGAAGTCGCCGACCCCTACCTCCTGGCTGAGCGGATATGGAAAGCGGTGGCCAGAGATGGACCAGGCGGCCAGGTTACGTAA
- the flhB gene encoding flagellar biosynthesis protein FlhB — protein MAFYGDQDVTGRHLINLQLFAEEKTEEATPHRLQEVRQKGQVARSNDLSTAMVLLACVVFLYWRRETFYQAMADLITSTLQDGWHQQLDGGSLMALGSQLALKVGLLLAPLLALAAAVGLAANFAQTGFVFSLEPLLPRLENLDPVKGMQRFFSRRALMELLKSLAKVVVVSLVVWQLVKGQFTQLLLTVDMGLPATLDLVSRMVYRVGLGTVAVFLALAAADYVFQRREYQKNLRMTRQEVKEEMKQMEGDPLVRSRLREKQRQLARHRMMHAVPEATVVITNPTHVAVALRYREEERAPRVVAKGAGSIAERIKAVARRHNVPVVENPPVARALYRQVELGQEIPVALYQAVAEILARIYKLRGRL, from the coding sequence TTGGCATTTTACGGCGACCAGGACGTGACGGGTAGACACTTAATCAACCTGCAGCTTTTTGCCGAGGAAAAAACCGAGGAGGCGACCCCCCACCGCCTCCAGGAAGTGCGCCAGAAGGGCCAGGTGGCCCGGAGCAATGACCTGAGTACGGCCATGGTGCTGCTGGCGTGTGTGGTATTCCTTTACTGGCGGCGGGAAACCTTTTACCAGGCCATGGCGGACCTGATTACCAGTACCCTCCAGGATGGCTGGCATCAGCAGCTGGATGGCGGTTCGCTGATGGCCCTCGGCAGCCAGCTGGCCTTAAAGGTAGGGCTGCTCCTGGCCCCCCTTCTGGCCCTGGCAGCGGCCGTCGGCCTGGCGGCCAATTTCGCCCAGACGGGCTTTGTCTTCTCCCTGGAACCGTTACTCCCGCGCCTGGAGAACCTGGACCCGGTGAAGGGCATGCAGCGCTTCTTTTCCCGGCGGGCCTTGATGGAACTCCTCAAAAGCCTGGCCAAGGTGGTTGTCGTCAGCCTGGTGGTCTGGCAGCTGGTTAAGGGGCAGTTTACCCAGCTTCTGCTGACCGTTGATATGGGGTTGCCGGCCACCCTGGACCTGGTGAGCCGGATGGTCTACCGGGTGGGTCTGGGTACAGTGGCCGTATTTCTGGCCCTGGCGGCGGCCGATTATGTCTTCCAGCGGCGGGAGTACCAGAAAAACCTGCGTATGACCAGGCAGGAAGTAAAAGAAGAAATGAAGCAGATGGAAGGCGACCCCCTGGTGCGTTCCCGGTTGCGGGAGAAGCAGCGCCAGCTGGCCCGGCACCGGATGATGCACGCCGTGCCGGAAGCCACGGTGGTCATCACCAACCCCACCCATGTGGCTGTAGCCCTGCGTTACCGGGAAGAGGAGAGGGCGCCGCGAGTGGTGGCCAAGGGTGCCGGGAGCATCGCCGAAAGGATCAAGGCTGTGGCCCGTCGCCACAACGTACCGGTAGTGGAAAACCCGCCGGTGGCCCGTGCCCTCTACCGCCAGGTGGAGCTGGGCCAGGAAATCCCGGTGGCCCTCTACCAGGCGGTAGCCGAGATCCTGGCCCGGATCTACAAGCTGCGGGGGAGATTGTAA
- a CDS encoding chemotaxis protein CheD produces the protein MEAIIKPQEVKVGIAEWQVLRAPGRLITLGLGSCVGIALYDSLNRMGGLAHIMLPDSSQFQDRSNRAKFADLAIPDLVAALIGRGARRGRLVAKIAGGAQMFTSGDRHLSLLNIGQRNAAMVRQTLQELAIPLVAEDTGGNYGRTMIFDLESGDVLIRTIGRPLKVI, from the coding sequence TTGGAGGCTATAATCAAACCCCAAGAGGTTAAAGTCGGTATAGCGGAGTGGCAGGTCCTGCGAGCCCCGGGACGCCTGATCACCCTGGGTCTCGGCTCTTGCGTGGGAATTGCCCTTTACGATTCCCTGAACCGCATGGGCGGCCTGGCCCACATCATGTTACCGGATAGCAGCCAGTTCCAGGATCGCAGTAACCGGGCCAAGTTTGCCGACCTGGCCATCCCCGACCTGGTGGCGGCCTTGATTGGTCGGGGCGCCCGGCGGGGGCGGCTGGTGGCCAAGATAGCAGGCGGTGCCCAGATGTTTACCTCCGGGGACCGGCACCTTTCTCTATTGAATATCGGCCAGCGTAACGCCGCCATGGTTCGCCAGACCCTCCAGGAGCTGGCCATCCCCCTGGTGGCCGAAGACACCGGCGGTAACTACGGCCGGACCATGATCTTCGACCTGGAAAGCGGCGACGTGCTTATTCGCACCATCGGCCGGCCACTTAAAGTAATTTAA
- the flgF gene encoding flagellar basal-body rod protein FlgF — MLRGLYLASTGMLVQEMRQDVISNNLANATTGGFKSAVATVRSFPEMLLQRLEKNQAIPIGPFSPGVMVDNIYTNTEPGPLTETGHATDLALVQPGVGVSPAFFVVRTPGGEAYTRNGQFQVDPGGWLVTAEGYPVQGQNGDIYVGTTDFKVDAGGRILVNGQVVDQLRVVTFANPALLQRQGDTLFTAPGAQALPAANFQVKQGWLEESNVDLARELVDMLAVLRSYEANQKVIQTEDQTLAKSVNEVGSLR, encoded by the coding sequence ATGCTCAGGGGTTTATACCTGGCCTCTACAGGTATGCTGGTCCAGGAGATGCGCCAGGACGTCATCAGCAACAACCTGGCCAACGCCACTACCGGCGGTTTCAAAAGCGCCGTAGCTACAGTCCGTTCCTTCCCGGAGATGCTCCTCCAGCGCCTGGAGAAAAACCAGGCCATCCCCATAGGTCCCTTTAGCCCCGGGGTCATGGTGGATAATATTTATACTAACACCGAACCGGGGCCTTTGACGGAAACCGGGCACGCCACGGACCTGGCCCTGGTACAACCAGGGGTGGGAGTCTCGCCGGCCTTTTTCGTCGTCCGGACCCCCGGCGGCGAGGCCTATACCCGTAACGGACAATTCCAGGTGGATCCCGGTGGCTGGCTGGTTACCGCCGAGGGTTACCCGGTGCAGGGGCAGAATGGCGATATCTATGTGGGTACCACTGATTTTAAGGTTGACGCCGGCGGCCGGATTCTGGTCAATGGGCAAGTAGTGGACCAGCTGCGGGTAGTGACCTTTGCCAACCCGGCCCTCCTCCAGCGCCAGGGGGATACCCTTTTCACCGCCCCGGGTGCCCAGGCCCTGCCGGCGGCCAATTTCCAGGTCAAGCAGGGCTGGCTGGAGGAATCTAACGTGGATCTTGCCCGGGAGCTGGTTGACATGCTGGCCGTCCTGCGCAGCTATGAAGCCAACCAGAAGGTTATTCAGACTGAGGACCAGACCCTGGCTAAAAGCGTCAACGAAGTAGGGAGTCTCAGGTAG
- the flhA gene encoding flagellar biosynthesis protein FlhA — protein sequence MPSPSGLLGALRRLTPYNDILVAALVLGIVMLIVIPVSPLVMDFLLIANLSVSMVIFLTTMFISRSLDFSVFPSLLLVVTLFRLSLNISSTRLILSQADAGHVIETFGNFVVRGNYIVGFIIFLIITVIQFIVITNGAQRVAEVAARFTLDAMPGKQMSIDADLNAGLLTEDEARAKRRELQREADFYGAMDGASKFVRGDAIAGLIITAINIVGGLAIGVWQLKMPFMQALQTYTRLTIGDGLVSQLPALLVSTGTGILVTRSGALDNFGKEVIGQLTGFPRIAGLVAAVLFLLGLLPGMPHLSFFIMAGGVGYAAYALAREEKARGQRQQEVAAARQQQQRQPENVLNLFQVDPLEVEIGYGLIPLADESQGGDLLDRLAAVRRQAATEMGIYVRPIRIRDNLQLPPQGYIFKIHGVEAARGEIRPGYLLAMNPAGNEGPPGGTPTREPTFGLPAWWVPEDRRQEVELAGFTVVDATTVLVTHLTEFIKAHAAELMGRQEIKELLDKVKENNPAVVEELVPELLTIGEVQKVLASLLKEQVPIRDLVTVLEALADAARSSRDLDYLVGAVRQALHRTISHQYAREGKLTAITLHPQLEQKIIEAIQPTSQGNFPALAPEITRDFLSRLGQAVEKAALGGAQPVLLCSARVRLPLRRLLQRSFPHLPVLAYNELEPGLEVEAVEAVNVA from the coding sequence ATGCCGTCACCTAGCGGCCTGTTAGGGGCCTTGAGGCGCCTCACGCCCTACAACGACATCCTGGTAGCAGCTCTGGTCCTGGGGATAGTTATGCTGATCGTCATCCCGGTCAGCCCCCTGGTCATGGACTTCCTGCTTATTGCCAACCTGAGCGTCAGCATGGTCATCTTCCTGACGACCATGTTCATCTCCCGGAGCCTGGACTTTTCCGTCTTTCCTTCCCTGCTGCTGGTGGTGACCCTATTCCGGTTATCCCTGAATATCTCCTCCACCAGGCTTATTTTAAGCCAGGCTGACGCCGGCCATGTCATCGAGACCTTCGGTAATTTCGTCGTCCGGGGCAACTATATCGTCGGCTTTATCATCTTCCTCATTATCACAGTCATCCAGTTTATCGTTATCACCAACGGCGCCCAGCGGGTGGCCGAGGTGGCGGCCCGCTTTACCCTGGACGCTATGCCCGGCAAGCAAATGAGCATTGACGCCGACCTGAACGCCGGCCTGCTGACAGAAGACGAGGCCCGGGCCAAACGGCGGGAACTGCAGCGGGAGGCCGATTTTTACGGGGCCATGGATGGTGCCAGCAAGTTCGTCCGCGGGGATGCCATCGCCGGTCTGATTATTACGGCCATCAATATCGTAGGCGGCCTGGCCATCGGCGTCTGGCAACTGAAAATGCCTTTTATGCAAGCCCTGCAGACCTATACCCGGCTGACCATCGGCGACGGCCTGGTCAGCCAGCTGCCGGCCCTTCTGGTTTCCACCGGTACCGGCATCCTGGTCACCCGCTCCGGCGCCCTGGACAATTTCGGCAAAGAGGTAATCGGACAGCTGACGGGTTTTCCCCGCATCGCCGGCCTGGTAGCCGCCGTTCTCTTTCTCCTGGGCCTCCTGCCGGGGATGCCCCATCTCTCCTTTTTTATCATGGCCGGGGGGGTGGGCTATGCCGCCTACGCCTTGGCCCGGGAGGAAAAGGCCCGGGGCCAGCGTCAGCAGGAAGTGGCCGCCGCCCGCCAGCAACAGCAGCGCCAGCCTGAGAACGTCCTTAATCTTTTCCAGGTGGACCCCCTGGAAGTGGAGATCGGCTACGGCCTGATACCCCTGGCCGACGAGAGCCAGGGAGGCGACCTGCTGGACCGCCTGGCCGCCGTACGCCGCCAGGCTGCTACGGAGATGGGCATCTATGTGCGGCCCATCCGCATCCGTGACAACCTGCAGCTGCCTCCCCAGGGTTACATCTTTAAAATCCACGGGGTCGAGGCCGCCCGGGGCGAGATCCGGCCCGGATACCTGCTGGCTATGAACCCGGCCGGCAATGAAGGGCCGCCCGGAGGAACGCCCACCAGGGAACCCACCTTTGGCCTGCCGGCCTGGTGGGTGCCCGAGGATAGGCGGCAGGAAGTGGAACTGGCCGGTTTTACCGTTGTTGACGCTACCACCGTCCTGGTGACCCACCTGACGGAGTTTATTAAAGCCCATGCTGCCGAGCTTATGGGCCGCCAGGAGATCAAGGAGCTGCTGGACAAGGTCAAGGAGAATAATCCAGCAGTCGTCGAGGAACTGGTGCCGGAACTCCTGACCATAGGCGAGGTGCAGAAGGTTCTGGCCAGCCTCCTTAAGGAGCAGGTGCCCATCCGGGACCTGGTGACGGTCCTGGAGGCCCTGGCCGATGCAGCCCGCAGCAGCCGGGACCTGGATTACCTGGTGGGAGCCGTGCGCCAGGCCTTGCATCGTACCATCAGCCACCAGTATGCCCGGGAGGGAAAATTGACGGCCATTACCCTGCACCCCCAGCTGGAACAAAAGATTATCGAGGCTATCCAGCCTACCTCCCAGGGTAATTTCCCCGCCCTGGCCCCGGAAATTACCCGGGACTTCCTCAGCAGGTTGGGTCAGGCGGTGGAAAAGGCGGCCTTAGGCGGGGCGCAGCCGGTGCTCCTCTGTTCCGCCCGGGTGCGGTTGCCCCTGCGGCGTCTCTTGCAACGCTCTTTTCCCCATCTCCCGGTCCTGGCCTATAACGAGCTGGAACCCGGCCTGGAAGTGGAGGCTGTTGAGGCGGTGAATGTGGCGTGA
- a CDS encoding zinc ribbon domain-containing protein yields the protein MVYCSQCRQPLPPGWRFCPDCNPAQAVGNRKEAVLWLLLGNFSQEHRRPQMAALFYRAALEADPENWEASFNLGCQAWQEGQVDRALSWWKTSLQANPDNYLAHFNLGTYFLYNRNLSAARYHLTRARRLKPDYLAARINLGTTYLLLGLADAAREEYIYVLKQDPGHVGARRGLALISKVFKGAQS from the coding sequence ATGGTCTATTGTTCCCAGTGCAGGCAACCACTACCGCCCGGCTGGCGCTTCTGCCCGGACTGTAACCCCGCTCAAGCGGTCGGAAACCGGAAGGAAGCCGTTCTCTGGCTCCTGCTGGGTAACTTTTCCCAGGAACATCGCCGTCCCCAAATGGCCGCCCTCTTTTACCGGGCGGCCCTGGAGGCCGACCCGGAAAACTGGGAAGCGAGCTTCAATCTGGGCTGTCAGGCCTGGCAGGAAGGCCAGGTGGACAGGGCCCTTTCCTGGTGGAAAACCAGCTTACAGGCCAATCCGGACAATTACCTGGCTCATTTTAACCTTGGTACATACTTCCTTTATAATCGCAACCTCAGCGCCGCCCGTTACCACCTGACCCGGGCGCGTCGGCTCAAACCGGACTACCTGGCAGCGCGGATCAACCTGGGCACGACCTACCTCCTCCTGGGACTGGCTGATGCGGCCCGGGAGGAGTATATCTATGTCCTGAAACAGGACCCAGGTCACGTCGGCGCTCGCCGCGGCCTGGCCTTAATCAGCAAAGTCTTTAAAGGCGCCCAATCATAG
- a CDS encoding flagellar hook-basal body protein — protein MMIGALWRGASGMRAQQVQVDSLANDIANVNTTGYKQVRVGFSDLVYRPVMEAGMPVEQPQAPGSTVSLGTGVKVASIVKDFSQGALVQTGEPLNLAIQGEGFFAVVNGAGERFLTRDGNFHRDADGNVVNDGGYYLAIPAGNNQDVPLNLPPEAENINVAADGTITATVNGQVQPLGQIYLYTVSNPAGLEAVGDNLYRLTPACGQLFYGAPGTAGNSETTGTPGPVLGTLRSGYLEAANVDLAATMTRMVVAQRAYELNSRTIRVADEMWSLANNLRR, from the coding sequence ATGATGATCGGCGCGCTCTGGCGAGGAGCCAGCGGTATGCGGGCCCAGCAGGTCCAGGTAGATAGCCTGGCCAATGATATCGCCAATGTGAATACCACCGGTTACAAGCAGGTCAGGGTCGGCTTCTCCGACCTGGTTTACCGGCCGGTGATGGAAGCTGGCATGCCAGTGGAGCAACCCCAGGCCCCGGGGTCTACAGTGAGCCTGGGAACAGGAGTGAAGGTCGCCAGCATAGTAAAGGACTTCAGCCAGGGAGCCCTGGTGCAGACCGGCGAGCCCCTGAACTTGGCCATCCAGGGGGAGGGTTTTTTTGCTGTGGTCAACGGGGCGGGGGAGAGGTTTCTTACCCGCGACGGCAACTTTCACCGCGACGCCGATGGCAACGTGGTTAACGACGGCGGTTATTATCTGGCTATCCCCGCCGGTAATAACCAGGATGTACCATTAAACCTGCCGCCTGAGGCGGAAAATATTAACGTGGCCGCCGACGGCACAATCACGGCCACCGTTAACGGCCAGGTACAGCCCCTGGGGCAGATATATCTCTATACCGTATCCAACCCGGCCGGCCTTGAGGCCGTGGGGGACAACCTTTACCGGCTGACGCCAGCCTGTGGCCAGCTTTTTTACGGTGCTCCCGGTACTGCTGGAAATTCGGAAACTACTGGTACTCCCGGTCCCGTTCTGGGCACCCTGCGTTCCGGCTACCTGGAGGCGGCAAACGTCGACCTGGCGGCGACTATGACCAGGATGGTGGTCGCCCAGCGGGCCTACGAATTGAACTCCCGCACTATCCGGGTGGCCGATGAGATGTGGAGCCTGGCCAATAACCTGCGGCGCTAA
- the fliR gene encoding flagellar biosynthetic protein FliR: MSYLTQAEIFFLVLVRTTAFFVTAPFFGIRGVPTMVKAGLGFLVALLLLPVLPADQPVFNSSWVYALAVLNESLAGLALGYLASLIFSAIQMAGQLLDIHMGLAMATLFDPQNAASTTIMGQFFAILGLLLFFQLDGHHTLLLALQESFRLLPLGGVHFDGNLLWAVVKLFAGTFALALQIAAPLIAVLLIADLALSLVARTVPQLNVFILGFPLKVGLGLLVMIALLPLLATVFSNIFSQMEHDLALLIRGWPR, translated from the coding sequence ATGAGCTATTTAACCCAGGCAGAGATATTTTTCCTGGTCCTGGTCCGGACAACGGCCTTTTTCGTGACCGCCCCTTTTTTCGGTATTCGTGGCGTCCCGACTATGGTCAAGGCCGGTCTGGGTTTCCTGGTGGCCTTGCTCCTGCTGCCAGTTCTGCCGGCAGATCAACCAGTATTTAACAGCAGCTGGGTTTACGCCCTGGCCGTCCTCAACGAGTCTCTGGCGGGCCTGGCCCTGGGTTACCTGGCCAGCCTCATTTTCAGTGCCATCCAGATGGCCGGGCAACTCCTGGATATCCACATGGGCCTGGCTATGGCCACCCTCTTTGACCCCCAGAACGCTGCCAGCACCACCATTATGGGCCAGTTTTTCGCGATCCTCGGGTTGCTCCTTTTTTTCCAGCTGGACGGCCATCATACCCTGCTCCTGGCCTTGCAGGAGAGTTTTCGCCTTTTGCCCCTGGGCGGGGTCCATTTTGACGGCAACCTTCTCTGGGCGGTGGTGAAGCTTTTTGCTGGTACCTTTGCCCTGGCCCTGCAGATTGCAGCGCCGTTAATTGCCGTCCTGCTCATTGCCGATCTCGCCCTGAGCCTGGTGGCCAGGACGGTGCCCCAGCTAAATGTTTTTATCCTGGGTTTTCCCTTGAAGGTAGGCCTGGGGCTCCTGGTCATGATTGCCCTCCTGCCCCTCCTGGCGACGGTATTCAGTAATATCTTCAGCCAGATGGAGCACGACCTGGCCCTGCTCATACGGGGTTGGCCGCGGTGA
- a CDS encoding endolytic transglycosylase MltG, with protein MGFFLAGIFLLAWHPGPTKEEIIARARDYGMVFRDEVVPLAPAPGKEDAKPPAAAPGATPAGAGANSSQQGATPAQTGAGPGGPGREMPGPATAAGPEGEILVTIPAGADLKDIAASLEARGVISAAVFEAEIHRQGLVEKIKAGSYYLPPGNVQEIIKRLTS; from the coding sequence TTGGGTTTTTTCCTGGCGGGGATCTTCCTCCTGGCCTGGCACCCCGGCCCCACCAAAGAGGAGATTATTGCCCGGGCGCGGGACTACGGTATGGTTTTCCGGGATGAGGTTGTCCCCCTGGCGCCCGCACCCGGGAAGGAGGATGCTAAACCGCCGGCAGCAGCCCCGGGAGCCACTCCTGCCGGGGCAGGTGCTAATTCTTCCCAACAAGGGGCTACCCCCGCCCAAACAGGGGCCGGTCCTGGCGGACCGGGCCGGGAGATGCCCGGACCGGCTACGGCAGCCGGGCCGGAGGGGGAAATTCTAGTAACCATCCCGGCCGGAGCCGACCTTAAGGATATTGCCGCCAGCCTGGAGGCCAGGGGGGTTATCAGCGCGGCTGTCTTTGAGGCCGAGATTCACCGCCAGGGGCTGGTGGAGAAAATTAAAGCCGGTTCTTACTACTTGCCTCCGGGGAACGTCCAGGAGATTATCAAGCGCCTGACAAGCTAG